The Populus nigra chromosome 4, ddPopNigr1.1, whole genome shotgun sequence genome contains the following window.
AATAAAGTTAtgaatttggattttatatttaCAAACTTTCTCGCTTATTAAATTTCTAAGTTTTATGCTTGTTTATTATCTTTAGCTCTGGATGCATCGATAACTTTGGGGAAAAGGAGATTACTTTAAGGACTCCGGCAGCCCTGCAATACATATAAATTGTCCAGCTTACAGTCTTTTACCGTTGTCTAGTCGCCATCGAACCAAAGCTACAGAAACTAGTAACAACTTGCACCATCAAGGCATTAACCATGATGGACCCTCCCCTCTATCTCTATGAACCGACACGAATAAATACAGCATCACCTGcccaatttctttttgtttatttatctttGATTCACATTTCCTCTTCTCTCTTTCCCACAcaatcagaaaaataaaataccgaGAGAAGAGGGGAAAGAATGGCCGGCACAGCGGGAAGAAACCTCAATCTCTGCTTCATCAATAAGATCAAACGTCCACTACCACCTGATCATCAACCCCCCTCTAACCCACTAACCCCAGATGATCACAGCCATCCATTCATCTTTAAAAACTACAATTCCCTCTACGACCACACCAATGACTCCGCCTccgcctccacctccacctccacctccatcTCTTCCAGCTCCTCCTCCTCTGAACCTGACTTCGCCAGCGTCTACGCCTCTCAGCGCTTCTTTTTCTCCTCCCCCGGCAGCTCCAACTCCATCATTGAATCTACACCGTCCATTGTCACTTCCACAGAATCATCGGACAATCTAGTAGCCCCGCAACCTGATAGCAATGGTCTGATAATAAATCACTCCACTGGCAAGTCTTTGTTACTTGACGGTTGTAACAATAGCCATCCTTTACATGATCAACAACCACCCCAATTATTAAAATCACCAACCGTTAAAGACAGTATGGCTGTCTCCACCTACTCACACGACCCGTACATGGACTTCCGGCGATCCATGCAGGAGATGGTAGATGCACGCGACTTGGTGGATGTCAAGGCTAATTGGGAGTACTTGCACGAGCTACTATCGAGTTATCTTTCTCTCAATCCAAAGAGTACCCACAAGTTCATTGTTGGTGCTTTTGCTGATCTTCTTGTTAGTCTTTTGTCAACGGAAATGACGGAAGATGGTGGCCGCCGGGAAGAGGATTTTTCTTCCGATGGTTGTGGGATTTCGCGGCAGTGCATATAATGTAGCAATGTGGTGTGTCGGGAAATGATTGTATAATCTTTTAACTATAATTTAGCAATATATACATGTGGGGAACTGAGATGGCCCTCTTGTCTTCGATCACAGCACCTTATCCCTCACAACCATCTTGCTTTTGGTCCTTGTATTTATTAagctggtattttttttttccaatttgtttGTATTATTTCCAGTTATAAAAAAACCTCGAGGtccttaattatattttttctacgATGGGTCTCCCAAAcctgtgatattttttttggaacgTTGTAGCTTTTTTCtcgaaaataaaatagaaatcgaACTTTTTTAGGGCATGCTCTATCAAAAGTAAATTAGATATGATTACGTTTTCCATTTTGTACTGAACCTCCACGCAAAGCCAATAGGCTTCGTTGGATGACCGATTGTTCGTCGCCtgttaataattatgttttagcATAAGATCATGCTTTTTTGAAGAGGTAATTAATATGGACACGGGAACATTAGGGCTGGAAAGGGTCAAATCCTGTCAACTGtgaacctataaaaaaaatgtctatGGTGAGGGAATCACTGACTAATTTAGTGACCAGTAAAGGACAAGAAAGATAATCTTAAGGGCAAAACGTTGTCTTTTACACAAGGGAGATGAGTTCGGATTTGTCTTCCAGCCATGAACAGAAATccagcttttgttttttgttttttttatccttttgggAAGAGTCTTTGCATCAAGACAACTAGTGGATTAACAAGTGGCCAGATTTGtgttgattaaaaaagaaatactgTTTTACACAGGCAGAACTAGCTAGGGAATCTTGATCTTTGGCCTCCGTTTCCCTcgcaatattatatttttaaggaCGAGGATGAGCCACCAAAAGATTCAGCGAAAGCTGCAGAGGCCACTGATGATGATTTGTTTCTCcataaatatgattaaaaattatggttaaacATGCGGTTTCGTCCCTCTCAAGGTCTCTTGCTTGGCACAGGCTCGTCGATGAAACCAATACTCGAGTCTGATATTTATTATTAGGTATTTTTAGGTCTGGGCAGTTCAGGGTTTTCAATCCTTTGGTAAGTAATCGCACCAAAATTATAGAATATAGTCCCACTGACTTTACTAGTGGAGGAATCGTGgagaaaccagaaaaaaaatgtggATGGGCAAAactgatcatatatatatatatatatatatatatatatatatatatatatatatatatgttttaaccTTAAGTAAGTTTTTGCGTACTATAGTTAAAGACTTCGAGTAAATCATCATATCCATATCCATATCCAAATTAATCTATTCACCAGAGATCTTTTTACAAATTTTTACAATTTCTGTGGATGGTGGTGCTGTTCAATTTCTTACAATTCACCATAAATCCATCCGCGCACACACATCATCCAcgctatttaattttttataatttattttcatcttcaaagttttattttaaatgattttattttcatttaaagctAGTTGCTTATGACTTTTTAGTCCACggtgagattaaaaaaataaagattaaaataaaaaaaatcatcaaacatGTGCGATATtctaaaaatctcaagaaagaTACACTACGGTCTTTTTAACTTTTagaataacataaattataggATTTCgataccttaattttttttcaaattcaattttagtataattttttcttttgtctctGATTGATGGAGGAAAAAGAGAGGTCTTTGGATTCTAGcggtaaataaagaaaaatatcattgatacCGAATTATACCACCCAAACAATCCATGTTTGTGTCAAGCGGTTCTATTTGATGATGAGAGTttatattatgtgttttttttacctttaaagttcatgaaaaaacaaatctaaactcggtttgatttttagtttcaagttgatttttgtttttaagatgattttttggtttttttgagaCAATGAATATGTTTATAATAGTTCCAACtgtgttttgggttaaaaaaaatgagttaaaaaactagtttttaagTCCATAAAACTTAAGTTCTGATTTTCCAAccatcaaatctaaaaatatcaatcaacagtccgatttaaaaaaaaatataggataGACAACATaactgcaataaaaaaaaataaaagtcaaatctcgcaggTTTACCAGGATAGGCCCTTGCTTTGGCCCTAATGAAATGAGTCAGGCCTAACATTGTCTGGCCTTTGCTTTgttctaatttctttttaaaattaatgtttttatatggtttttctctctaaaaatatatttagattaataccccttctctctttcattttgtttagaaAGCATCTTTTAAATGACAATTATTTTCTTGgttatgcatttaaattttgaagagtttttatgattcttctataattttttttaaatttttagtatagataaaatttattttttaaaataaaaaatatttcaaaaaatatttataatatttgcaTAGTTGCATgatgttttttcccttttattgtattcaatcaatttaatttgtatttgtatttctattatcatttgcttgaataaaaatattattttaataaaaaaattagaaaacacaattgAGTAAatgtcttgtattttgagattaaatattttcatttatatctttctctcagtttttttttatttttatttttagttatcgttttttatttttttatttattaagacgcataattcttgatttatttgattatatttatgcataaatatttttattttcacttgaaaatcttttaaatacaaaaaaatattaaaaaagcttgtgtatataactttttatttgagaaaaaatatatgaccCGCAACACGAATCACAGTTGAAGTATCTAATTACTATTATAACTTCATCATTGAGCGAAAAAAACTTTAGTCACCATGActaacttcttcttttcttcttcttcttctttcccttccTTTTGTGAAACTGGGTGAAATAACTACATCAAATCAAATGGAAATGCACCTATTGTTGTAAAAAAGTTATGTTGATCAGCTGTATTTCCCTCACCATTCCAAGAACTTGGCATTTTGAACAGCAGATGCAGACTattacaagaataaaaataagagCAGTTCCAAGgacactttcttcttcttctaatctTTACACAAACTGTGCAACGTACGCGTCTTTTGGGAAAGTTTTCCCAAATGTTAGTGTCCATTGAACGGTTCAATTTCAACCAATCATTTAATAACAACATACACAAatagttgaaaataatttctttctcGTCGTGCTcttttttgatctttttcaaCGTAGCTCTGACACCAATTATTGAAAACACTAACACTCAAGTACTCAGTCTCCCAAGCTTTTATTCATTGATATTCAGCACCCATATACGCATGCAAAGTTCTAAATACATTGTATTTATCGCGAAATTATAGGATAAACATAAGCCCAACTATCATTTTCCAGTGAAGATTTTAAATAATAGTTtaataaatattctaattaaCTAGTTAAAAATGATTCTAAATATAAATCCCTTTTATCTAGTAAAATTTGCATGTCTCAATAAGGAATAGAAAGAACTCAAACTCTCACCAAGCGGAGCTCagtgactttttttcttttctaataacaaactCTACTTCTTATCTTAAGTGATAATAGTTTTTCCAAGAAGTCTAGTTATCAATTATTAGCTTATAGTTTATGTTGTGAATTCTTACGGGCTATCTTTGTATATATGTAtaccaaattttattattcatcatGAGAGAGATCAATGTTCACGGGAACATTATAATGATGGTTTTGTCCTTCCCATAACAAAATTGTTGGACTGGTTATTAAGGGTTATACGATCTTTTCAAAAGGGCTTTTAGTCATTATCATGTTGATTATGGATAATTCGATGTTTTCACATCTCtaaagcatattaaaatgactataatacctttaaaaacaaaaaatttaaaattagcatCTAAGggtttatttgtatttttaacttgattttttagttataatcaagttgactaataattaatttgatattttaataaatataaaatataattaaaaaactaaaagttgcTAGTGCATGCAAGACATGCGCTCACGGTCTTCTAGCAACATGCATGGTGTCTCTTGGCGGCTAAAGATTCCCTTCCATCACGTCGTTAGAGTCTCCGTagcatcttcttcttgttaGAGTCGTGCGTGTTAGTGGCGGTGAGGTGGTTTGTCACCAGCAatgctttttttcttccattctctATCTCTCTCCTCCCCTCAAAATTCATGTTgggaatttaaaattttagagttgtcctcttttttattgagatttcaactatagttcttattcttttaatttctaatttttattcttgatccttttgaaaaaattcaatttatttttaatttcatatttcaatctcaatttggatatgctatttttttcaatttgatcttcgtttcttttgattattttttcttgttcttttgttaaattaatttttctttttaatttcacccttcaatcaaaaaatttaaattgtcctttaatttatgttctatttgatcctcattattttaatttttttttgtttgcatccTATTGTATAATTGagatcttttttcaattttatcctttaatatttaattggttgagaattgagttttgtgatttttttaagatatggCGCTTGTGGTCTAATGAACGGggtcatgaatttaaaaagCTAACTCGGGTTgacattgtttaattttttttcttttacttattttcttttttgattttatcatttggcattatttttttcttattaagttttgtgattttttttattagtttattttggTCTCATTACCTGAGTTGTAGGTTTGGTGAGTTGACTCGCGTTGACTTGACTTTTATTACCAACCCGAGTTACAGGTTTGTTAAACTTACATGGGTTGACTCAAGCTAgctcttttt
Protein-coding sequences here:
- the LOC133691692 gene encoding transcription repressor OFP12-like; the encoded protein is MAGTAGRNLNLCFINKIKRPLPPDHQPPSNPLTPDDHSHPFIFKNYNSLYDHTNDSASASTSTSTSISSSSSSSEPDFASVYASQRFFFSSPGSSNSIIESTPSIVTSTESSDNLVAPQPDSNGLIINHSTGKSLLLDGCNNSHPLHDQQPPQLLKSPTVKDSMAVSTYSHDPYMDFRRSMQEMVDARDLVDVKANWEYLHELLSSYLSLNPKSTHKFIVGAFADLLVSLLSTEMTEDGGRREEDFSSDGCGISRQCI